From the genome of Denticeps clupeoides chromosome 4, fDenClu1.1, whole genome shotgun sequence, one region includes:
- the msmo1 gene encoding methylsterol monooxygenase 1 translates to MEVNGTATILSSAVLAVEYVEALLPANPLQQPLNQAWDHMLQRYTKFQIATWGSLIVHEFIYFLFCLPGFLFQFLPFMQKYKIQQDKPETWEKQWKCFKMLLFNHFCIQLPLICGTYYFTEFFNIPYDWDSMPRWSYILAQCFGCAVIEDTWHYFLHRIMHHRSIYKYIHKVHHEFTSPFGMQAEYAHPLETLILGAGFFIGIMVFCNHVVLLWAWVTFRLLETIDVHSGYDIPMNPLHLIPFYAGARFHDFHHMNFVGNYSSTFTWWDRLLNTDAQYIKHQKKVKEH, encoded by the exons ATGGAGGTGAACGGAACAGCCACCATTCTGTCCTCTGCGGTCCTGGCGGTGGAGTATGTGGAGGCGCTCTTGCCCGCCAACCCACTCCAGCAGCCCCTGAATCAGGCTTGGGACCACATGTTGCAGAGGTACACAAAGTTCCAGATTGCTACCTGGGGCTCACTCATCGTCCACGAGTTCATCTACTTCCTCTTCTGCCTGCCTGGCTTCTTGTTCCAGTTCCTTCCTTTCATGCAGAAGTACAAAATCCAACAG GATAAACCCGAGACATGGGAGAAACAGTGGAAGTGTTTCAAGATGCTGCTGTTCAATCACTTCTGCATCCAGCTGCCGCTGATCTGCGGGACATACTACTTCACCGAGTTCTTCAACATCCCGTATGACTGGGACTCCATGCCCCGCTG gtCATATATTCTGGCTCAGTGCTTTGGCTGTGCTGTAATTGAGGACACGTGGCATTATTTCCTCCACAGAATCATGCACCACCGCAGCATCTACAAATACATCCACAAAGTGCACCACGAGTTCACC TCACCATTCGGGATGCAGGCTGAATACGCTCATCCATTAGAGACCCTGATTCTGGGAGCCGGCTTCTTCATTGGCATCATGGTCTTCTGTAACCACGTGGTCCTCCTGTGGGCGTGGGTCACCTTCAGACTGCTGGAAACCATTGATGTACACAG TGGTTACGACATCCCCATGAACCCACTGCACCTCATCCCATTCTACGCGGGAGCGCGCTTCCACGACTTCCACCACATGAACTTTGTGGGGAACTACAGCTCCACTTTCACCTGGTGGGACAGACTGTTGAACACAGATGCGCAGTACATCAAGCACCAGAAGAAAGTCAAGGAGCACTGA